A region of Allocoleopsis franciscana PCC 7113 DNA encodes the following proteins:
- the thyX gene encoding FAD-dependent thymidylate synthase, with translation MEKFCVDVIAATSNPQQVVWAAMHQDYSEQYVWDSHEKWPDESRCGELIVKHLLAGERGHYGPIEHPQITFNVGYFPHSMMQQVRTHRVGVSFDVQSFRYTGQRIVNVAEGKQNVEEVFYLRPVGNYTNRQGKRYFYSEEQRAEDMKWCLEACQHYKKRIEEGLSEEHARGLIPFDARQHFVLSCNMRSLMHLLDLRWKKDAQLEAQKFCELLFVHFEKWAPAVAQWYKENRAQRAKLSP, from the coding sequence ATGGAAAAGTTTTGTGTCGATGTAATTGCTGCAACGTCAAATCCCCAACAAGTAGTTTGGGCAGCAATGCATCAGGATTATTCAGAACAGTATGTTTGGGATAGCCACGAAAAATGGCCTGATGAGTCACGTTGTGGTGAACTGATTGTTAAGCATCTACTAGCGGGGGAAAGGGGACACTATGGCCCCATAGAACATCCACAAATTACTTTTAACGTTGGCTATTTTCCCCACTCAATGATGCAACAAGTTCGTACTCATCGTGTTGGTGTTAGTTTCGATGTACAGTCATTTCGTTATACAGGACAAAGAATTGTTAATGTTGCCGAAGGGAAGCAAAATGTAGAAGAAGTTTTCTACCTCCGTCCTGTTGGAAATTACACAAATCGCCAAGGTAAGCGTTATTTTTATTCAGAAGAACAACGTGCAGAAGATATGAAATGGTGCCTAGAAGCATGTCAGCACTACAAAAAACGAATTGAGGAAGGGTTATCAGAAGAACACGCCAGAGGCTTAATTCCTTTCGACGCGAGACAGCATTTTGTCCTTAGTTGCAATATGCGATCGCTGATGCATCTTCTCGACCTGAGATGGAAAAAAGATGCCCAACTAGAAGCTCAAAAATTTTGTGAACTGCTCTTTGTTCATTTTGAAAAATGGGCACCCGCTGTGGCACAATGGTATAAAGAAAACCGTGCCCAAAGAGCTAAATTATCTCCTTAA